The sequence below is a genomic window from Bradyrhizobium septentrionale.
CCGCGGTGACCCATGCGGTCGAATAGGCCGCGATGCCGACGAAGGCGGCCTGACCGAACGACACGATGCCACCGACTCCTGTCAGCAACGCAAGCCCGATCGCCGCAAGCGCGTAGACGCCGATATAGTTCAGCAATGTGATGCTGAACGGATTGAGCACGAACGGCGCCGCGACGAGGCAGGCAATCACCGCGGCAATGATGAGGCGGATCTGCGTCGCGGTCATTCCTCGACTTCCTCTTCGGAATGCTGCGAAGCGAGCGAACGCCAGAGCAGGACCGGGATCAGCAGCGAGAACACGATGACGTCCTTCAGGGTGCTGCTCTCGAACGAGGCGAAGCTCTCGAGAATGCCGACACCGAAGGCGCCGAGCGCTGCGCCCGGGTAACTGGTCATGCCGCCGATGATGGCGCCGACGAAGGCCTTCAGGCCGAGCAGGAAACCGGAATCGTAGAAGATCGTGTTGACCGGCGCGATCAGGATGCCGGATACGCCTGCCATCAGCGATCCCAGCAGATAGGCGATGGTCCCGGCACGGGCCGGTCTGATTCCCATCAGCCGTGCGCCGGTCCGGTTGAAGGCCGTCGCGCGCAGCGCCTTGCCGAGCAGGGTGAAATCGAAGAACAGCAGCAACAAGCCGCTAAACAGCAGCGCCGCCACCAGGATCAGCACCGTCTGCCCGGATACCTGAACGCCGGCGATCTCCATCCCGAGCGAGGTTAGCGGCTCGGTCCTGACGCCTTCGGGTCCGAAGAACAACAAGCCGAGGCCAACCAGCGCGAAGTGAAGCGCGACCGAGACCGTGAGCAGCAGCAGCACCGAAGCGTCCGCGATCGGGCGGAACACGATCCGGTCGAGCAGCGGCGCGACCGGCATGATCAGGAGCAGCGCCAGCACGATCCTGACCGGCGCCGGCGGATTGAACCGCATCGTCAACCAGACGATCCCGACCACGATCAGGGGAAGCACGAGATAGCCAAGGACGGCTTTCGGCACCGAGCGCAACTCGCCGGCACGCGAAAGCGACGCCACTTCCATGACAGGCCATGCACGCCAGCACGACGACCAGCCCGACCGTTCCGGGAAGCTGGCGGGCATCGAGCGCCGCCAGCGTCAGCGCGGTGAAGGCCGCGATGTCGCCGAATGGAATGAAGATCACCCGCGTGACGGTGAAGATCAGCACGGTCCCGATCGCAACCAGCGCGTAGACCGCCCCGGTCGCTATGCCGTCGATCGCGAGGATCGCTGCGATATCTGCCGTCATGCTTGGCCGTTCTTCCCTGCTATCCTGCACTCACGGCGCGTAGGTCCAGACGCCATTGATCAGGCGGACGATCACCAGCGAGCGCTCGTCGACGCCGTGATAGGCCCCAGGCTTGAAGTTGTAGACCGCGTGCACGCCGGCGAGTTCCTTGGTGTCGAGGATCTCGTCGCGAAGCGCCTTGCGGAATTCGACAGTGCCGGGCTTCGCCGTCTTCAGCGCGCGCGCCGCGGCCGATGTGAAGATCATCCAGCCGTCGAAGGAATAGGCCGAGAACACGTCCGTGGTCGGGGCGTTGTTGGCCTTCTGGTAGGCCGCGCGGAATTCAAGCGCCAGCTTCTTGGCGAAATGGCTGTCCGGAAGCTGATCGGCGACGATGACCGGACCGGTGGACACCTGGATCCCTTCGGCAGATTTGCCGCCGACGCGTACGAAGTCGGGATTGATCAACGCGACCGTGCCGTAGGTCTTGCCTTTGAAGCCGCGTTCACCAAGCGCGAGCAGCGGGAGCGAGCCTTGCGTGCCGGATCCGCCGATCAGCACGGCATCGGGGCGCGCCGCCAGAACCTTGAGGATCTGACCCGTGACCGAGGTGTCGACGCGCGCATAGCGCTCGTTGGTCAGGATCTTGATGC
It includes:
- a CDS encoding branched-chain amino acid ABC transporter permease; this encodes MEVASLSRAGELRSVPKAVLGYLVLPLIVVGIVWLTMRFNPPAPVRIVLALLLIMPVAPLLDRIVFRPIADASVLLLLTVSVALHFALVGLGLLFFGPEGVRTEPLTSLGMEIAGVQVSGQTVLILVAALLFSGLLLLFFDFTLLGKALRATAFNRTGARLMGIRPARAGTIAYLLGSLMAGVSGILIAPVNTIFYDSGFLLGLKAFVGAIIGGMTSYPGAALGAFGVGILESFASFESSTLKDVIVFSLLIPVLLWRSLASQHSEEEVEE
- a CDS encoding ABC transporter substrate-binding protein, translated to MRKILSLTAVLAGLVTASTAQADITVGFVTSLSGPGSSIGIPYGRGIQAALEYKGEVNGEKIRLIQLDDGSDPSAATRAARKLIEEEKVDLLIGTATAPSTIAMMAVATELKVLMIAISPVSGQPNPADQWGVSVPQPASLLVKVVADRMKRDAVKNIGYIGFSDAWGDLVYNGAKAAETEDGIKILTNERYARVDTSVTGQILKVLAARPDAVLIGGSGTQGSLPLLALGERGFKGKTYGTVALINPDFVRVGGKSAEGIQVSTGPVIVADQLPDSHFAKKLALEFRAAYQKANNAPTTDVFSAYSFDGWMIFTSAAARALKTAKPGTVEFRKALRDEILDTKELAGVHAVYNFKPGAYHGVDERSLVIVRLINGVWTYAP